CTGTCCGCTGGCCACCGTCGCCCTGGAGACGGCGGCGGGCCACGACCGGCTCCGCCGGGTCTGCGCCGACGCGTACGAGGCCTGGCAGCACTCGCTCGCCCGGATGCTGGTCCGGTACGGCCGCGACGCCGCCGCGGCCGAGTCACTGGCCGGGGCCCTGCTCGCACTCGTGGAGGGCGCCCTGCTGCTGGCCCGGGTGCAGCACAGCCGGGCCCCGCTCGACCAGGCGGCCCGCGCCGCGGAGATCCTGCTCCGCGACTGAGAGCCGCCGCCCGTGCTCGGCAGCACTGCTTCCTGCCCCGCTCCAGCCTCAGCCCCAAAAATTATGTAGACCGGTCCATGGAATAAGTCGACGAAACGGATCCCCTGATGGACGACACCCGCTCCCTCCCCCGCCCCACCGCCCTGGTCCTCGGCGCCGGCGGGTTCCTCGGCCGCTGGCTCACCCTGGAGCTGCTCCGGCGCGGCCGGACGGTCGCCGTGGGCCTGCGCGGCGGACCGGCCCGCGAGGCGGAACTCCGCCGGTGGCTCGGCGACCACGGCGCCGACGAGACCGAACTCGCCGCACTGACCGGCGTCACGGTGGACATCACCCGACCCGGTCTCGGCCTCTCCCGCACGGACGAGAGCGCCCTGTCCGACGTGCAGGACGTCCACAACCTCGCCGCCCGGTACGCCTTCGGCCTCTCCCGCGCCGAGGCCCGCGCCGCCAATCTGGACGGCGCCGTGCACACCCTGAACTGGGCGGCCGGCCGCCCCGGCTGCGCCGGCTCGTCCACCTCTCCGGCTACCGCGTCGGCCGTTCGGCCGCGCCCGTCCACCCGCTGCCGGCCGCCGACGCCGACCGTCTGTACCGGGCGCTCGGCCCGTACGAGGCGTCCAAGACCGAGGGCGACGCCGCCGTCCGGGTCCTCGCCCCGGAGCTCGGGGTCCCGCTGACCGTGGTCAACCCGGGCGTGGTGATCG
The Kitasatospora paranensis genome window above contains:
- a CDS encoding SDR family oxidoreductase, with the translated sequence MDDTRSLPRPTALVLGAGGFLGRWLTLELLRRGRTVAVGLRGGPAREAELRRWLGDHGADETELAALTGVTVDITRPGLGLSRTDESALSDVQDVHNLAARYAFGLSRAEARAANLDGAVHTLNWAAGRPGCAGSSTSPATASAVRPRPSTRCRPPTPTVCTGRSARTRRPRPRATPPSGSSPRSSGSR